A genomic stretch from Silurus meridionalis isolate SWU-2019-XX chromosome 1, ASM1480568v1, whole genome shotgun sequence includes:
- the LOC124387654 gene encoding uncharacterized protein LOC124387654 isoform X4, whose protein sequence is MTPNQQSSGNWESLWGRHFHTSDTEGSSGSREVNAYTGGRINIKCRYEDKYKDNPKSICKIGTQPLCFPLTTTTLYSEWTHNGRFSIYDNRNAEFVNVFIRELIMEDTGTYLLTVAVSDEIKTSTAVNLTVTEDLSYEKLISKTVQVGEDLNINCKYPESLRNYPKFLCSRHAAVACPYKISVTESRKDVNVGKFSLYDDRTEQIFTVSIRNVAKTDSGEFWCGAEAAWTSDHGYKVYFTQINLTVTDLSVPVSKLKPTKTSSPQPLSSSSSSAPPPSLSTSSFSSSSPSSKPAAFTVITVSVILLLLLIGIIFLTFTLQKRRRMHDSVAQNSVKNSESYKGVPLAVSDYEEIKETKRRSTSEAETSAVYSTAQIPTNTSQPVYAEIEFPTISCDSAIYSTAQLPTIHYDQ, encoded by the exons ATGACACCAAATCAGCAGAGTTCAGGGAATTGGGAAAGTTTATGGGGGAGACACTTCCACACCAGTGATACTGAAG GAAGCTCTGGCTCTAGAGAAGTGAATGCATATACAGGAGGAAGAATCAACATCAAGTGCAGATATGAggataaatataaagataatcCAAAATCTATCTGTAAGATCGGAACACAACCGCTGTGTTTTCCTCTAACAACAACAACTCTCTATAGTGAATGGACACATAATGGCAGATTCTCAATTTATGACAACAGAAATGCAGAATTTGTCAATGTATTTATCAGAGAACTGATTATGGAGGACACTGGGACATACTTGTTAACTGTTGCTGTATCTGATGAAATTAAGACCTCCACTGCAGTAAATCTCACTGTAACAGAAG ATCTGTCCTACGAGAAGTTAATCAGTAAGACTGTCCAAGTAGGAGAAGATTTAAACATCAACTGTAAATACCCAGAATCCCTCAGGAATTATCCCAAGTTTCTCTGCAGTAGGCACGCAGCTGTTGCATGTCCTTATAAAATATCTGTTACAGAAAGTAGAAAAGATGTAAATGTGGGGAAATTCTCCCTGTATGatgacagaacagaacaaatctTCACTGTGAGTATTAGAAATGTAGCTAAAACAGACTCTGGTGAATTCTGGTGTGGAGCTGAAGCAGCCTGGACATCTGATCATGGATACAAGGTTTATTTCACACAGATCAACCTGACAGTTACTG ATTTAAGTGTACCAGTGTCAAAACTGAAGCCAACTAAAACTTCATCACCAcaaccattatcatcatcctcatcatcagcaCCACCACCATCCCTATCAACATCTtccttctcatcatcatcaccatcatctaaACCAGCAG CTTTCACTGTGATCACGGTGTCTGTAattctgctgctgcttctgaTTGGAATCATTTTCCTCACTTTTACTCTTCAAAAGAGACGCAGGATGCACG ATTCTGTTGCCCAGAATTCTGTCAAAAACTCAGAAAGTTACAAAGGG GTTCCTCTTGCTGTCTCTGATTATGAGGAAATTAAAGAGACCAAACGACGTTCTACCTCAGAAGCTGAAACTTCCGCAGTTTACTCAACTGCTCAAATACCCACAAACACTTCTCAACCTGTTTATGCAGAGATAGAGTTTCCTACAATTTCCTGTGATTCTGCTATTTATTCTACTGCTCAACTACCCACAATCCACTATGATCAGTAA
- the LOC124387654 gene encoding CMRF35-like molecule 8 isoform X3: MTPNQQSSGNWESLWGRHFHTSDTEGSSGSREVNAYTGGRINIKCRYEDKYKDNPKSICKIGTQPLCFPLTTTTLYSEWTHNGRFSIYDNRNAEFVNVFIRELIMEDTGTYLLTVAVSDEIKTSTAVNLTVTEDLSYEKLISKTVQVGEDLNINCKYPESLRNYPKFLCSRHAAVACPYKISVTESRKDVNVGKFSLYDDRTEQIFTVSIRNVAKTDSGEFWCGAEAAWTSDHGYKVYFTQINLTVTDLSVPVSKLKPTKTSSPQPLSSSSSSAPPPSLSTSSFSSSSPSSKPAAFTVITVSVILLLLLIGIIFLTFTLQKRRRMHADSVAQNSVKNSESYKGVPLAVSDYEEIKETKRRSTSEAETSAVYSTAQIPTNTSQPVYAEIEFPTISCDSAIYSTAQLPTIHYDQ; the protein is encoded by the exons ATGACACCAAATCAGCAGAGTTCAGGGAATTGGGAAAGTTTATGGGGGAGACACTTCCACACCAGTGATACTGAAG GAAGCTCTGGCTCTAGAGAAGTGAATGCATATACAGGAGGAAGAATCAACATCAAGTGCAGATATGAggataaatataaagataatcCAAAATCTATCTGTAAGATCGGAACACAACCGCTGTGTTTTCCTCTAACAACAACAACTCTCTATAGTGAATGGACACATAATGGCAGATTCTCAATTTATGACAACAGAAATGCAGAATTTGTCAATGTATTTATCAGAGAACTGATTATGGAGGACACTGGGACATACTTGTTAACTGTTGCTGTATCTGATGAAATTAAGACCTCCACTGCAGTAAATCTCACTGTAACAGAAG ATCTGTCCTACGAGAAGTTAATCAGTAAGACTGTCCAAGTAGGAGAAGATTTAAACATCAACTGTAAATACCCAGAATCCCTCAGGAATTATCCCAAGTTTCTCTGCAGTAGGCACGCAGCTGTTGCATGTCCTTATAAAATATCTGTTACAGAAAGTAGAAAAGATGTAAATGTGGGGAAATTCTCCCTGTATGatgacagaacagaacaaatctTCACTGTGAGTATTAGAAATGTAGCTAAAACAGACTCTGGTGAATTCTGGTGTGGAGCTGAAGCAGCCTGGACATCTGATCATGGATACAAGGTTTATTTCACACAGATCAACCTGACAGTTACTG ATTTAAGTGTACCAGTGTCAAAACTGAAGCCAACTAAAACTTCATCACCAcaaccattatcatcatcctcatcatcagcaCCACCACCATCCCTATCAACATCTtccttctcatcatcatcaccatcatctaaACCAGCAG CTTTCACTGTGATCACGGTGTCTGTAattctgctgctgcttctgaTTGGAATCATTTTCCTCACTTTTACTCTTCAAAAGAGACGCAGGATGCACG caGATTCTGTTGCCCAGAATTCTGTCAAAAACTCAGAAAGTTACAAAGGG GTTCCTCTTGCTGTCTCTGATTATGAGGAAATTAAAGAGACCAAACGACGTTCTACCTCAGAAGCTGAAACTTCCGCAGTTTACTCAACTGCTCAAATACCCACAAACACTTCTCAACCTGTTTATGCAGAGATAGAGTTTCCTACAATTTCCTGTGATTCTGCTATTTATTCTACTGCTCAACTACCCACAATCCACTATGATCAGTAA